A portion of the Acidisarcina polymorpha genome contains these proteins:
- a CDS encoding antitoxin, which yields MHTTNLRKVGGSVMLAVPPVLLNILQLEAGATIGVDVKDGRLIVEPRPRPKYTLEELLAASDYSQSPPFEKREWVDAPAVGGEIL from the coding sequence ATGCACACTACGAACCTACGCAAGGTCGGAGGCTCCGTCATGCTCGCGGTTCCTCCAGTTCTACTGAACATTCTGCAATTAGAGGCCGGTGCGACGATAGGAGTAGATGTGAAGGACGGGCGCTTGATCGTCGAACCGCGGCCTAGGCCTAAGTACACTCTTGAGGAACTGCTTGCGGCCTCCGATTATTCGCAATCACCACCATTCGAGAAGCGCGAATGGGTTGACGCTCCGGCCGTCGGCGGTGAGATTCTGTGA
- a CDS encoding ectonucleotide pyrophosphatase/phosphodiesterase, which yields MAVILRHLRLLLLVAFSACLVHAQQIGPVLTGNNPSNSLASQAKHYVVMVSLDGFRYDYAKKYGAKHLLALAAEGASAPEGMVPAYPSITFPNHYTLVTGLYPEHHGIVANSFYDPGRKQRYSYTDPAAVTDGSWYGGTPLWVLAEQQGMRSACFFWPGSEAAIQGVRPSYYLKYDDRFPDEKRIDQVLAWLRLPPEQRPHFITLYYANTDHAGHSFGPDSLETREAVHQMDDLMGRLKAALDALHLPIDLIVVADHGMEKVESGWIDLDKYTDLTHFQVDGSLLYPDSEAEAQKAYDQLKKADSRFMVYRLAKVPAGLHFNENPREGDPVIVPTGPYLIRAHAPDSSKGERPPPIGMHGYDPAQMKSMRAIFYATGPDIRAGSTVKPFENVNVYPFVAHILGLDPPKVDGSLNVLSGILAEGVDAAP from the coding sequence ATGGCCGTAATTCTCCGCCATCTTCGTCTCTTGCTTCTCGTGGCCTTCTCTGCCTGCTTGGTGCACGCGCAGCAGATTGGACCCGTCCTTACTGGAAACAATCCTTCCAATTCTCTTGCCAGCCAGGCGAAACATTACGTCGTCATGGTCTCGCTGGATGGCTTTCGCTACGACTATGCAAAGAAATATGGCGCAAAGCACCTGCTGGCGCTCGCCGCCGAAGGAGCGTCGGCCCCGGAAGGAATGGTCCCGGCTTACCCCTCTATTACGTTTCCGAATCACTACACGCTGGTGACTGGTCTCTATCCTGAACATCATGGGATCGTTGCGAACAGCTTCTACGACCCAGGACGAAAGCAGCGATACTCGTACACCGACCCCGCCGCCGTAACCGATGGATCCTGGTATGGAGGCACTCCCTTGTGGGTGCTCGCCGAGCAACAGGGAATGCGCTCGGCCTGCTTCTTCTGGCCTGGATCGGAGGCGGCGATTCAAGGGGTGCGCCCGAGCTATTACCTCAAATACGACGATAGATTTCCGGATGAGAAGCGGATTGACCAGGTGCTCGCCTGGCTGCGGCTCCCACCCGAACAGCGCCCGCACTTCATCACCCTGTATTACGCGAATACAGACCATGCCGGCCACAGCTTCGGGCCTGACAGTCTGGAGACCAGGGAAGCGGTGCACCAAATGGACGATCTCATGGGCAGGCTCAAGGCAGCACTGGATGCGCTGCACCTGCCGATCGACTTGATCGTGGTCGCTGACCACGGTATGGAGAAGGTGGAGAGTGGCTGGATTGACCTGGACAAGTACACGGATCTGACCCACTTCCAGGTCGACGGCTCCTTGCTTTATCCCGACTCCGAAGCCGAAGCTCAGAAGGCCTACGATCAGCTCAAGAAGGCCGACAGCCGCTTCATGGTCTACCGTCTGGCCAAGGTTCCCGCCGGGCTTCACTTCAATGAAAACCCGCGCGAGGGCGACCCGGTCATCGTGCCCACGGGTCCTTACCTCATTCGCGCCCATGCGCCTGACTCCTCGAAGGGCGAGCGGCCGCCGCCGATTGGCATGCACGGCTATGACCCCGCCCAGATGAAGAGCATGCGCGCGATCTTCTACGCGACTGGCCCTGATATTCGTGCGGGTTCGACGGTCAAGCCGTTCGAGAATGTGAACGTCTACCCGTTTGTCGCCCACATCCTGGGGCTCGATCCGCCAAAGGTGGACGGCAGCTTGAATGTGCTATCGGGGATCTTGGCGGAAGGTGTCGATGCCGCACCTTGA
- the rsmH gene encoding 16S rRNA (cytosine(1402)-N(4))-methyltransferase RsmH, whose translation MAENPRHVPVLLEVAVRILNVRTGGTYVDATLGFAGHASAIAKALGPKGKLIGFDRDPEAFAFAKARLETLREELGEAMPEIVLHDVEFSLAADRLEAGSIDGLLADVGVSSMQLDEARRGFSFQADGNLDMRMNPRQGVTAEQVVNQFGEKELADLIYEFGEERRSRRIARAIVRARPITTTAELAKVVSGCAPPMKRERGKHVIHPATRTFQALRIYVNGELDELKALLDAAPRLLRPGGRLAVISFHSLEDRLVKDAFREGAQAGIYEVLTRKPLTAEQEEMDRNPRSRSAKLRAAEKLGISGFEKNKIGPGRPTAIQRRK comes from the coding sequence ATGGCTGAAAATCCGAGACATGTGCCAGTTCTTTTAGAGGTTGCGGTTCGAATTCTTAATGTGCGCACCGGCGGCACCTATGTCGATGCAACGCTCGGTTTTGCGGGTCACGCCAGTGCGATTGCAAAAGCACTGGGGCCGAAAGGAAAGCTAATCGGCTTTGACCGCGATCCGGAGGCTTTTGCCTTTGCCAAGGCGAGGTTAGAAACGCTGCGGGAAGAGTTGGGCGAGGCCATGCCGGAGATCGTGCTGCATGATGTGGAGTTTTCGCTGGCGGCAGACCGGCTCGAAGCAGGCAGCATTGATGGTTTGCTCGCCGATGTTGGCGTCAGTTCGATGCAACTTGACGAAGCCCGTCGGGGTTTCAGCTTTCAGGCGGATGGGAACCTGGATATGCGGATGAATCCGCGCCAGGGCGTCACCGCCGAACAAGTGGTAAATCAGTTCGGTGAAAAAGAACTCGCCGATCTGATTTACGAATTCGGAGAAGAAAGGAGGTCGCGGAGAATCGCCAGAGCCATTGTCAGGGCGCGGCCGATAACGACGACGGCGGAATTGGCCAAAGTCGTTTCCGGATGCGCCCCGCCAATGAAACGGGAGCGAGGCAAGCACGTGATTCATCCGGCGACCAGGACCTTTCAGGCGCTCCGGATTTATGTAAATGGGGAACTGGACGAGTTGAAGGCGCTGCTCGATGCTGCGCCGAGGTTGTTGAGGCCGGGCGGAAGGCTGGCAGTGATCAGCTTCCACTCTCTCGAGGACCGGCTAGTGAAGGATGCTTTTCGCGAAGGCGCGCAGGCCGGGATTTATGAAGTGCTGACCCGGAAGCCGCTGACCGCGGAGCAGGAAGAAATGGACCGCAATCCCAGATCGCGCAGCGCGAAGCTGAGAGCGGCGGAAAAGTTAGGGATATCAGGATTTGAGAAGAACAAGATCGGGCCGGGTCGTCCTACCGCAATACAACGGCGAAAGTAA
- a CDS encoding DUF2127 domain-containing protein — MTHNANPDHSRWLVLIGVLKLLKALLFIMLGVGALHLLHKDLVDLLAHLIVALRFDPENHFVNLVLEKVALISPHRLREISIAIFCYAGLDIIEGTGLALEKTWAEYLTLIITASFLPWELFEIIRHVTWLKVILLILNTVVVIYLVFHVQGRIRARAEQNSRPEGVQ; from the coding sequence TTGACGCATAACGCCAACCCAGACCATAGCCGCTGGCTTGTCTTGATCGGCGTGCTCAAGCTGCTCAAAGCCCTGCTGTTCATTATGCTCGGGGTCGGCGCTCTGCATTTGCTGCACAAGGACCTGGTGGATCTGCTCGCTCACTTGATCGTCGCATTGCGTTTCGATCCGGAAAACCATTTCGTTAACCTGGTGCTCGAAAAAGTAGCTCTGATCAGTCCTCACCGCCTGCGTGAGATCAGCATCGCGATCTTCTGCTACGCCGGATTAGACATCATCGAGGGGACTGGACTGGCGCTCGAAAAGACCTGGGCTGAATACCTGACGCTCATCATCACAGCTTCCTTTCTTCCCTGGGAATTGTTTGAGATCATTCGCCACGTCACCTGGCTCAAGGTCATTCTGCTGATTCTGAACACCGTTGTCGTCATTTACCTGGTCTTCCACGTTCAGGGCCGGATCCGGGCACGGGCTGAGCAAAACTCCCGGCCTGAGGGTGTGCAATAG
- a CDS encoding YybH family protein: MRRVRHSLRLVVAVASTLVTAGGATHAQTALNPLAKPQANPLTNPTLSPGTAFLFGLEAKFAQDTATGGGKAFASWFADDAVTLGTGKAAVIGKTAIAAGANWDPAKYQLTWTPEGGQLSTNGDMGFTWGHYEGTSKDKNGNPVKSTGRYMTIWKKLPDGSWKVALDSSNDEPAAAGDCCKLP, encoded by the coding sequence ATGAGACGAGTAAGACATTCCCTGAGGCTTGTGGTCGCGGTTGCTTCGACCCTGGTCACCGCTGGCGGAGCGACTCACGCTCAGACGGCACTCAATCCTTTGGCGAAACCACAGGCAAATCCCCTTACCAACCCCACTCTGTCCCCTGGAACTGCCTTTCTCTTCGGCCTGGAGGCAAAATTCGCCCAGGATACAGCGACGGGAGGCGGTAAGGCCTTCGCTTCCTGGTTCGCCGACGATGCGGTCACTCTCGGAACCGGGAAAGCAGCGGTGATCGGCAAGACGGCCATCGCAGCCGGCGCCAACTGGGATCCGGCGAAGTATCAACTGACATGGACGCCCGAGGGAGGTCAGTTGTCCACGAACGGGGATATGGGCTTTACCTGGGGTCACTACGAAGGCACATCCAAGGACAAGAACGGAAATCCGGTCAAGTCGACTGGCCGCTATATGACCATCTGGAAGAAGCTTCCCGATGGTAGCTGGAAGGTGGCGCTCGACTCGAGCAACGACGAGCCCGCAGCCGCCGGAGACTGCTGCAAACTGCCCTGA
- a CDS encoding cell division protein FtsL: MATQVIATQAPMYNRRYDADTIRDRNLSLLAAQQRMRRGPTPEVFFTKRIDNSRLVTADDPQRAREMRSFATAMAVLFALIMVYGWQHFSAIEYGYRIEAEKQQMEQLNEQNRQLRLTEAQLGAPARIDIMARQLGLNAPAPGQVVRPENTPDAGAPVLAQASPITPMLTADNRR; the protein is encoded by the coding sequence ATGGCGACCCAAGTAATCGCGACCCAGGCACCCATGTACAACCGGCGGTACGATGCCGACACAATTCGCGATCGCAACCTGTCGCTGCTCGCGGCGCAGCAGCGTATGCGGCGGGGGCCGACGCCTGAGGTCTTCTTCACTAAGAGGATTGACAACTCGCGCCTGGTGACTGCCGATGACCCGCAGCGCGCCCGGGAGATGCGAAGCTTTGCCACCGCGATGGCAGTTTTGTTTGCGCTCATCATGGTGTATGGATGGCAACACTTCAGCGCCATCGAGTACGGTTACCGGATCGAGGCGGAGAAGCAGCAGATGGAGCAGCTGAACGAGCAAAACCGCCAACTGCGGCTGACCGAGGCTCAGCTCGGCGCGCCGGCGCGCATCGACATCATGGCCAGACAGCTTGGATTGAATGCTCCGGCACCTGGACAAGTGGTTCGACCCGAGAACACTCCCGACGCGGGCGCTCCAGTACTCGCTCAGGCTTCGCCAATCACGCCCATGCTGACGGCGGACAACCGGCGCTAG
- the dxs gene encoding 1-deoxy-D-xylulose-5-phosphate synthase, protein MGNLLEEIQSPADIKGYSLTQLEALAGEIREKLIQTLSRTGGHLGPNLGVVELTLAMHYVFDTPADKFVFDVSHQAYIHKLLTGRVDRFDTIRQPGGLNGFMLRTESEHDAYGAGHAGTALSAALGMAVARDLRGSREHVVALAGDAAFTNGISFEALNNITDQTNRLIVVLNDNEWSIDRNVGAIARYLHKIVTNEHVSHLHGSAARLLERLGGKTAVGLVRRAEEAAKGMLWPSVFFEEFGLTYYGPLDGHNLSELIETFKFLKTQEKPVVLHAITQKGRGFQPALDKQKKFHGLGPYDAETGETKPVGQKTYSEVFADTLVKLADENEKVVGITAAMPNGTALDLFKPHHPKRYFDVGIAEEHAVIFAAGMATQGFRPFCAIYSTFLQRAFDPIVHDVCLQKLPVVFCMDRGGLSGDDGATHHGLFDISYLRGIPNIVHMVPKDEDELADMMYTAMLHDGPAAIRYPRGTGPGATVKAKPVALSIGKGEVIEDGDDIAIFGLGALLPLAEELGETLDRQGYSAAIINPRFVKPIDRELLDAYGKRVSAIVTFEDHVLMGGFGSAVMEALSELGLNVPVIRIGWPDRFIEHGKVEQLRARYGISVEAAMEKLTPYLKRSKRVKLVAR, encoded by the coding sequence ATGGGGAATCTACTCGAAGAGATCCAATCACCAGCGGACATTAAGGGATATTCGCTCACTCAACTGGAAGCTTTGGCCGGCGAGATCCGTGAAAAGCTGATCCAGACACTCTCACGAACCGGCGGCCATTTGGGGCCGAATCTGGGGGTGGTCGAGTTAACGCTGGCCATGCACTACGTCTTCGACACTCCTGCCGACAAATTCGTTTTTGACGTCAGTCATCAAGCCTATATCCACAAATTGCTGACCGGAAGAGTTGACCGTTTCGACACGATACGACAGCCTGGTGGGTTGAATGGGTTCATGCTCCGCACCGAAAGCGAACATGATGCCTATGGGGCAGGGCATGCGGGCACTGCGCTCTCGGCGGCTCTGGGCATGGCGGTTGCCAGAGACCTGCGTGGCAGCAGGGAACACGTCGTGGCACTAGCCGGGGACGCCGCCTTTACCAATGGCATTTCCTTCGAGGCGCTCAACAACATCACCGATCAGACGAATCGCCTCATCGTAGTCCTCAATGACAATGAATGGTCGATCGATCGGAACGTCGGAGCGATTGCCAGGTACCTGCATAAGATCGTCACCAACGAACATGTGAGCCACCTGCACGGCAGCGCAGCGCGCTTGCTCGAGCGCTTGGGCGGCAAGACGGCTGTAGGACTGGTCCGCCGGGCAGAAGAGGCCGCCAAGGGCATGTTGTGGCCTTCGGTGTTCTTCGAGGAATTTGGGCTGACCTACTATGGTCCGCTGGATGGTCATAATCTGAGCGAACTGATCGAAACTTTCAAGTTCCTCAAGACGCAGGAGAAGCCGGTCGTCCTTCATGCGATTACGCAGAAGGGGCGCGGTTTCCAGCCGGCGCTCGATAAACAGAAAAAATTCCATGGTTTGGGTCCATATGACGCCGAGACCGGCGAGACCAAACCAGTTGGCCAGAAGACGTACTCCGAAGTCTTCGCAGACACGCTGGTGAAGCTGGCTGATGAGAACGAGAAGGTAGTCGGAATCACCGCGGCTATGCCCAACGGCACGGCATTGGATCTATTCAAGCCCCATCATCCCAAGAGATACTTCGACGTAGGTATTGCAGAAGAGCACGCTGTCATCTTCGCCGCGGGTATGGCAACTCAGGGCTTCAGACCTTTTTGCGCCATCTACTCGACCTTCCTGCAGCGGGCCTTCGACCCGATTGTGCATGATGTGTGCCTGCAGAAACTGCCGGTCGTCTTCTGCATGGATCGCGGCGGTCTGAGTGGCGATGATGGAGCGACCCATCATGGACTCTTCGACATCAGCTATCTTCGCGGCATTCCCAATATCGTGCACATGGTCCCCAAAGATGAGGATGAGCTGGCCGATATGATGTATACGGCCATGCTTCACGACGGTCCTGCGGCGATCCGCTATCCGCGCGGAACCGGACCAGGCGCGACGGTGAAGGCGAAGCCTGTCGCCCTCTCCATCGGCAAAGGGGAAGTTATCGAAGATGGGGACGATATTGCGATCTTCGGTCTTGGCGCCCTGCTGCCCCTCGCTGAGGAGCTAGGCGAGACGCTCGATCGGCAGGGTTATTCGGCAGCGATTATCAATCCCCGCTTTGTCAAGCCGATCGATCGCGAGCTCCTCGATGCCTACGGCAAAAGAGTATCCGCTATTGTTACATTTGAAGATCATGTGCTGATGGGCGGCTTTGGCAGCGCTGTCATGGAAGCGCTCAGCGAACTGGGGTTGAATGTGCCTGTCATCCGCATAGGCTGGCCGGACAGGTTCATCGAGCACGGCAAGGTCGAACAGCTCCGCGCCCGCTACGGCATCAGCGTGGAAGCCGCAATGGAGAAGCTGACGCCATATTTGAAGCGCAGCAAGCGCGTGAAGCTAGTCGCCAGATGA
- a CDS encoding division/cell wall cluster transcriptional repressor MraZ: MFRGNNPTRIDDKGRLKLPADFKRQIDEGYGTQFFITSRDGKRAEIYPMQEWEKFEAKLAAIPNFNPAKRKLMERINYFGHSTEMDTQGRLLIPQLMREELNVTGDVNVFGMQTYFEIANREEFKRKMDAEPLTEEDEKSLAEFGL, from the coding sequence GTGTTTCGGGGGAATAACCCAACTCGGATCGACGACAAGGGCCGCCTCAAGCTGCCGGCGGACTTCAAGCGCCAGATCGACGAGGGGTATGGCACCCAGTTCTTCATTACGAGCCGCGACGGCAAGCGGGCAGAGATCTACCCGATGCAGGAGTGGGAGAAGTTTGAAGCCAAGCTGGCGGCAATCCCGAACTTCAATCCCGCCAAGCGAAAGCTTATGGAGCGGATCAACTATTTCGGCCACTCGACGGAGATGGATACCCAAGGGCGCTTATTGATTCCGCAGTTGATGCGAGAGGAATTGAATGTGACCGGCGATGTCAATGTGTTTGGAATGCAGACCTACTTCGAGATTGCGAACCGCGAAGAGTTCAAGCGCAAGATGGATGCCGAGCCGCTCACCGAAGAAGACGAGAAGTCGCTTGCAGAGTTCGGATTGTAG
- a CDS encoding SRPBCC family protein — protein MRHTFKTEQWVPYPIQRVFLFFADPDNLPKLMPAWQKARIEEARLIAPSPPSSGDPQPAAVRVAGAGSKMNISFRPLPLFPVRTTWEASIVEFEWNHHFCDEQPKGPFAYWRHCHRVFDEKRAEVEGTKVVDDLVYELPLGMLAEPAHFLFVRRQIKGIFAYRQKKLLELLKQ, from the coding sequence ATGCGCCATACATTCAAGACCGAGCAGTGGGTTCCCTATCCCATCCAGAGGGTCTTCTTATTCTTCGCAGATCCAGACAATCTTCCGAAGCTCATGCCGGCCTGGCAAAAGGCGCGCATTGAGGAAGCGAGACTGATCGCACCTTCTCCCCCATCATCTGGTGATCCGCAGCCTGCTGCCGTCAGGGTCGCAGGAGCCGGGTCCAAGATGAATATCAGCTTCCGCCCGCTGCCGCTCTTCCCTGTCCGAACAACTTGGGAAGCCTCGATTGTCGAGTTCGAGTGGAACCACCACTTCTGCGACGAACAGCCGAAAGGCCCATTTGCCTATTGGCGGCATTGTCATCGCGTCTTCGACGAAAAGCGCGCCGAGGTGGAGGGCACCAAGGTCGTTGATGATCTAGTCTATGAATTACCGCTCGGAATGCTCGCGGAACCCGCTCATTTTCTCTTTGTGCGGAGGCAGATCAAAGGTATTTTTGCTTATCGCCAGAAAAAACTGCTTGAACTACTGAAGCAGTAG
- a CDS encoding penicillin-binding protein, translated as MNLTSFFPGNTLFPQSPQSGDRAQPAPRVVARRPRFLYILGFFVLWTTIICLRLVWLQVVLRPVYIDKANRQQQRTFEVLPRRGILYDRNLHEMAVSVLADSVFVVPYEITDSKDPQQIAKAKLATASALAKVVHTDPDDSFTSAERIDARLLASRDYAWVARGLDPSVIAQVKALNLKGVHIQKEFKRFYPDNRIAAQVLGYVGTDATGLGGLEQNFEDELHGTPGRTNAAFDAKRHMLGSQQSEPVPGENLVLTLDENIQFMAEQALDHAMERTRSINGTVVVQDPHTGQILALAIRPTFNPNDFRHATGDLRRNHAVSDVYEPGSTFKLVTYSAALEEKVTDPDKLIDCHGGQMNVAGRIVHDDHYNGVLSTSQALWESSDVAAIQLAQRMGPNTFYKYIRSYGFGERSGIEVPGETRGLLKPVRRWNPTTIGSIPMGQEIAVTPVQLITMASTIANGGMYLPPHILLASTDEVKGSPKLKPSAFHPGDDLPDPLPDGAHRVISTLTAAQMRKMMEGVVLFGTGKNAQLNGYSSAGKTGTAQKIDIATHTYSKSKYIASFVGFAPVNNPAITVAVIMDSPSDGGHHGAQASAPVFHELAQEVLEYLGVPHDIEVKSAPDMAKALASQGPQEHAPEANESVDSLFAEVNDLPADDPLRLPKPVEAQPVSDQVSSNRVMNPDVNPAYTYQPVPAAQPVLAAPAPPEGVTPAPSPHPVNSPADGAVVVDSTRRVAVPSFLGEPVRHVIEQAGISGLAVEVVGNGMAREQAPPPGTMVPAGTEVVVRFTRQ; from the coding sequence GTGAATTTGACCTCGTTCTTCCCTGGAAATACGCTCTTCCCGCAAAGCCCCCAATCTGGCGACCGCGCCCAACCGGCGCCCAGAGTGGTTGCGCGGCGTCCGCGCTTTCTTTACATTCTCGGCTTCTTCGTCTTGTGGACGACTATCATTTGTCTCCGCCTTGTCTGGTTGCAGGTGGTGTTGCGGCCGGTTTACATCGACAAAGCGAATCGTCAACAGCAGCGCACTTTCGAGGTATTGCCCAGGCGCGGGATTCTCTACGATCGCAATCTCCACGAGATGGCGGTGAGTGTGCTTGCCGACTCGGTCTTTGTGGTTCCCTATGAGATCACCGACAGTAAGGATCCTCAGCAGATCGCGAAAGCAAAGCTCGCGACCGCCAGTGCCCTGGCCAAAGTAGTTCATACCGATCCCGATGACAGCTTTACCTCCGCCGAACGCATCGATGCGCGACTGCTCGCATCGCGCGATTATGCCTGGGTCGCGCGTGGTCTCGACCCGTCGGTGATTGCACAAGTCAAGGCGCTCAATCTGAAGGGCGTCCACATTCAGAAAGAATTTAAACGCTTCTATCCTGACAATCGAATCGCGGCGCAGGTGCTGGGCTACGTAGGCACAGATGCGACCGGACTTGGCGGGTTGGAACAAAATTTCGAAGATGAGCTGCATGGAACGCCCGGCCGCACCAACGCTGCTTTCGACGCCAAACGCCATATGCTTGGCAGCCAGCAGAGCGAACCGGTTCCCGGCGAAAACCTTGTGCTCACGCTGGATGAAAATATCCAGTTCATGGCCGAGCAGGCGCTCGATCATGCCATGGAACGAACCAGGTCGATCAACGGCACCGTCGTAGTGCAGGACCCGCATACCGGGCAGATTCTTGCGCTCGCGATCCGGCCCACCTTTAACCCGAATGACTTTCGCCACGCCACCGGAGATCTGCGGCGCAACCACGCGGTCAGCGATGTTTACGAGCCTGGATCGACATTCAAACTGGTGACCTATTCGGCGGCGCTTGAAGAAAAGGTCACCGACCCCGACAAGCTCATTGATTGCCACGGTGGCCAGATGAACGTCGCCGGCCGCATCGTCCATGACGACCACTACAATGGCGTCCTCTCCACAAGCCAGGCGTTGTGGGAATCGAGCGATGTCGCGGCCATCCAGCTGGCCCAGAGGATGGGACCCAATACGTTCTACAAATACATCCGGTCCTACGGATTTGGTGAGCGAAGCGGGATCGAAGTTCCCGGTGAGACCCGCGGCCTGTTAAAGCCGGTCCGGCGCTGGAACCCGACCACCATTGGTTCGATTCCGATGGGCCAGGAGATCGCCGTCACCCCGGTGCAGTTGATCACCATGGCCTCCACGATTGCAAATGGGGGTATGTACCTGCCGCCCCACATCCTGCTCGCCAGCACCGATGAGGTGAAGGGCAGCCCGAAGTTGAAGCCGTCCGCCTTTCATCCTGGAGATGACTTACCCGATCCGCTCCCCGATGGTGCTCATCGCGTGATCTCGACTCTTACTGCAGCGCAGATGCGCAAGATGATGGAGGGGGTGGTGCTCTTCGGCACCGGCAAGAATGCTCAACTCAATGGTTACAGCTCGGCCGGCAAGACAGGAACAGCGCAGAAGATCGATATAGCGACCCACACTTACTCGAAGTCGAAGTATATCGCCTCGTTTGTCGGCTTCGCTCCGGTCAACAACCCGGCGATCACCGTGGCCGTCATCATGGACTCGCCCTCCGACGGCGGTCATCATGGAGCGCAGGCGAGTGCGCCAGTCTTTCACGAGCTCGCGCAGGAGGTGCTCGAATATCTCGGTGTTCCCCATGATATTGAGGTGAAGTCCGCGCCGGATATGGCAAAAGCCCTGGCCAGCCAAGGCCCTCAAGAACATGCGCCCGAGGCCAATGAAAGCGTGGACAGCTTATTCGCAGAAGTTAACGATCTGCCAGCGGACGATCCTCTTCGCTTGCCGAAGCCGGTTGAGGCTCAACCGGTGAGCGATCAGGTGTCATCGAACCGGGTGATGAATCCAGATGTGAATCCCGCCTACACCTATCAACCCGTCCCCGCAGCTCAACCTGTCCTTGCAGCTCCCGCGCCTCCGGAGGGTGTTACTCCTGCTCCGTCGCCTCATCCGGTGAATTCGCCGGCGGATGGCGCAGTGGTTGTCGACTCCACCCGGCGAGTGGCCGTGCCCTCGTTCTTGGGCGAGCCGGTGCGACATGTGATCGAACAGGCCGGAATCTCAGGGCTCGCCGTAGAAGTGGTCGGTAACGGCATGGCGCGCGAGCAGGCGCCGCCGCCAGGGACAATGGTTCCCGCAGGAACTGAAGTGGTAGTGCGTTTCACGAGGCAGTAG
- a CDS encoding fasciclin domain-containing protein, producing MKKTLVTAFIVIALGYTVSYAYSQTGKKESMVGGSAMYPSKNIIQNAANSKDHTTLVAAVKAAGLVDTLSGPGPFTVFAPTNEAFEKLPSGTVDILLKPENKDTLVKVLTYHVVAGRVTSKDLRKMIKGGRGRAAIKTVQGEDLTASIGDGKVMLTDAKGGISTVTIADVFQSNGVIHVVDAVLMPN from the coding sequence ATGAAGAAGACCTTGGTAACGGCGTTCATTGTCATCGCTCTCGGATATACCGTTAGTTACGCTTATTCCCAAACGGGGAAAAAGGAATCAATGGTGGGCGGGTCCGCCATGTATCCGAGCAAGAACATCATCCAGAATGCGGCTAATTCGAAAGATCACACTACCTTGGTTGCGGCAGTAAAGGCTGCAGGATTGGTGGACACGCTGAGTGGCCCCGGACCTTTCACTGTCTTCGCGCCCACAAATGAGGCTTTCGAGAAGCTTCCCAGCGGTACGGTCGATATCCTGCTCAAGCCCGAGAATAAGGACACTCTGGTCAAGGTCCTCACCTATCATGTCGTGGCGGGGCGGGTGACGTCGAAAGACCTCCGGAAGATGATTAAGGGAGGCAGAGGTAGAGCCGCCATCAAGACAGTACAGGGGGAAGATCTTACCGCCTCCATCGGCGATGGGAAGGTCATGCTGACGGATGCGAAGGGTGGCATATCGACGGTCACGATCGCGGATGTCTTTCAGTCGAACGGCGTCATTCATGTTGTCGACGCTGTCCTGATGCCTAACTGA